One stretch of uncultured Fibrobacter sp. DNA includes these proteins:
- the purF gene encoding amidophosphoribosyltransferase, translated as MLDELREECGVIGIYNGDAVVRNITMGLYALQHRGQESAGFAVTDGDKIRIRKSMGLVSTLLREHNIDEFDGFAGIGHVRYSTTGASTLANAQPILVSCKWGQIAVAHNGNITNANELRAEMEAEGHIFQTTSDSEILLHEIARTEADDLGDAIKKAVTKFTGSFCLVFISKDTMYVARDGFGFRPLSIARMGKSWCVASETCAFDLLGANYVRDIQPGEFLTITKNGLHSERFTHKDRLAHCIFEYIYFSRPDSKIFEQSCDKIRRKMGKQLAKECPVDADIVISVPDSATTAALGYAQASGIRFEIGLLRNHYVGRTFIDPTQNVREQKVKLKFNPIEGVLKNKRVCVVEDSIVRGTTLKILSRMLRDAGALEVHIRIASPPVAHPCFFGMDFPSQGELAASSMTPAEIAKMLGVESLGYLSVEGMKECTGEGENYCAACFDNDYPDYIGSDSSKTRCG; from the coding sequence ATGCTCGACGAATTGCGCGAAGAATGCGGCGTGATCGGCATTTACAATGGCGACGCGGTCGTAAGGAATATCACCATGGGGCTTTACGCCCTGCAGCACCGCGGGCAGGAAAGTGCCGGATTCGCGGTGACCGACGGAGACAAGATTCGCATCCGCAAATCCATGGGGCTTGTATCGACCCTTCTCCGGGAACACAACATCGACGAATTTGACGGCTTTGCGGGCATCGGCCACGTACGTTACAGCACCACAGGTGCTTCGACACTCGCCAACGCCCAGCCGATTCTGGTGAGCTGCAAGTGGGGCCAAATCGCGGTCGCCCACAACGGAAACATCACCAACGCCAACGAGCTCCGCGCCGAAATGGAAGCCGAAGGGCACATTTTCCAGACCACATCCGATTCCGAAATTCTTCTGCACGAAATCGCCCGCACCGAAGCCGACGACTTAGGGGATGCCATCAAGAAGGCTGTCACCAAATTTACCGGAAGCTTCTGCCTCGTGTTTATCAGCAAGGACACCATGTATGTAGCCCGCGACGGATTCGGATTCCGCCCGCTCTCGATTGCCCGCATGGGAAAATCCTGGTGCGTTGCCTCCGAAACCTGCGCCTTCGACCTGCTCGGAGCCAACTACGTGCGCGACATCCAGCCCGGTGAATTCCTGACCATCACCAAGAACGGGCTCCATTCCGAGCGCTTTACGCACAAGGACCGCCTCGCCCACTGCATTTTCGAATACATCTACTTTAGCCGCCCCGATTCCAAGATTTTCGAACAGAGCTGCGACAAGATCCGCCGCAAGATGGGCAAGCAACTCGCCAAGGAATGCCCTGTCGACGCAGACATCGTGATTTCCGTTCCCGACAGCGCAACGACTGCAGCTCTCGGCTACGCCCAGGCGAGCGGCATCCGCTTTGAAATCGGCCTACTCCGTAACCACTACGTGGGCCGCACCTTTATCGACCCCACACAGAACGTCCGCGAACAGAAAGTCAAGCTGAAATTCAACCCCATCGAAGGGGTGCTCAAGAACAAGCGCGTGTGCGTGGTCGAAGATTCCATTGTCCGCGGCACGACACTCAAGATTTTGTCGCGAATGTTACGTGACGCGGGCGCTCTCGAGGTGCATATTCGCATCGCATCGCCTCCGGTGGCGCACCCGTGCTTCTTCGGGATGGATTTCCCGAGCCAGGGTGAACTCGCGGCAAGTTCCATGACCCCTGCCGAAATCGCAAAGATGCTCGGCGTCGAAAGCCTCGGCTACCTGAGTGTCGAGGGCATGAAGGAATGTACCGGCGAAGGCGAAAACTACTGCGCTGCCTGCTTCGACAACGATTACCCCGATTACATCGGCAGCGATTCTAGCAAGACCCGCTGCGGGTAA
- the gatC gene encoding Asp-tRNA(Asn)/Glu-tRNA(Gln) amidotransferase subunit GatC yields the protein MLEREEVLKLAKLSRLEVAESDIESVKGHLDKMLNHLEALKALDLSDVEPMTAVENGATILREDVPVQGFSLEKAFMNAPAVENDHFAIPKVIGG from the coding sequence ATGCTTGAACGTGAAGAAGTTTTGAAATTGGCGAAGTTGTCGAGACTCGAAGTTGCTGAATCGGATATCGAATCGGTCAAGGGTCACCTGGATAAGATGCTCAATCATTTGGAAGCCCTCAAGGCTTTGGACCTTTCCGACGTGGAACCGATGACGGCCGTCGAAAATGGTGCCACCATCTTGCGTGAAGATGTCCCCGTGCAGGGCTTCTCGCTCGAAAAGGCTTTCATGAACGCTCCGGCCGTTGAAAACGACCATTTTGCTATTCCGAAGGTCATTGGCGGTTAA
- a CDS encoding 3-deoxy-manno-octulosonate cytidylyltransferase, whose product MAVHCIVPARIGSSRFPGKPLVKIAGKEMIVRTMERARLAGCFDRLVCATDSEQIAEVVSRAGFETVLTGPACTGSDRVAMAAESLNLDLVVNLQGDEPLVEPEVLRLVAEALEKHPDEWVSVACPLNRDEAQVQTVVKVLVEGDYALDFSRSVAVEDASRWFQHQGIYAYSRASRDEFSSLPQSALERERSLEQMRILGRRPIRMVRSPYPSISVDVPSDVSAVEKALDN is encoded by the coding sequence ATGGCCGTCCACTGCATTGTACCCGCTCGAATCGGGTCTTCGCGCTTTCCCGGAAAGCCGCTCGTAAAAATCGCCGGCAAAGAAATGATTGTCCGTACCATGGAACGGGCTCGTTTGGCGGGCTGTTTTGACCGTCTTGTCTGTGCGACAGATTCCGAGCAGATTGCGGAGGTGGTGTCTAGGGCGGGGTTCGAAACGGTCTTGACTGGCCCTGCCTGTACGGGGTCGGACCGCGTGGCGATGGCTGCCGAATCCTTGAATCTGGATCTGGTGGTGAATCTCCAGGGCGACGAACCGCTGGTGGAACCCGAAGTCCTGCGTCTTGTCGCAGAGGCGCTGGAAAAGCATCCGGATGAATGGGTGTCGGTCGCATGTCCGCTGAACAGGGATGAGGCCCAGGTTCAGACGGTAGTTAAGGTTTTGGTAGAAGGCGATTATGCGCTGGATTTTAGCCGGTCGGTTGCGGTTGAGGACGCTTCCCGCTGGTTTCAGCACCAGGGAATCTATGCGTATTCCCGGGCGTCGCGTGACGAGTTTTCGTCTTTGCCGCAGAGTGCGCTTGAACGGGAGCGTTCGCTGGAGCAGATGCGCATTTTGGGGCGCCGCCCCATCCGCATGGTCCGGAGTCCGTATCCGTCCATCTCTGTAGATGTTCCTTCTGACGTGAGTGCTGTCGAGAAGGCTTTAGATAACTAA
- a CDS encoding helix-hairpin-helix domain-containing protein, translating to MNTPERNLVRLALCLFILGTFVRFLPWGLPAIDRFQVGDAVIVAAENSANVPENEARQDSLERFSRPSAPSNTVVDNVTKTGAKAKSAPKVSLPVHINSASASELCALKGVGPKLAEKIISVREASGPFKTGDDLKKVPGIGKKKLESLLPGVIFD from the coding sequence ATGAATACTCCCGAACGAAATTTAGTCCGCCTGGCGTTGTGCCTTTTTATTCTGGGGACGTTTGTCCGCTTTTTGCCGTGGGGACTTCCTGCCATAGACCGGTTTCAGGTGGGCGACGCCGTAATTGTCGCTGCCGAAAATTCCGCGAATGTGCCTGAAAATGAGGCTCGGCAGGACTCCTTGGAGCGGTTTTCAAGGCCGTCTGCTCCTTCAAATACGGTTGTAGACAACGTAACAAAAACGGGCGCAAAGGCAAAATCGGCCCCAAAAGTGTCCCTTCCGGTCCATATCAACTCCGCTTCTGCAAGTGAACTTTGTGCGTTGAAAGGGGTGGGCCCGAAGCTTGCCGAGAAGATAATTTCGGTCCGGGAGGCATCTGGACCCTTCAAAACGGGCGATGATTTGAAAAAAGTGCCTGGAATTGGTAAGAAAAAGTTAGAAAGCCTTCTTCCTGGGGTAATTTTTGATTAG
- the rsmD gene encoding 16S rRNA (guanine(966)-N(2))-methyltransferase RsmD, whose product MPIRITGGLMRGRNVPSPETSKTRPTASRTREALFNILQGVENFRMLDLFAGTGIMGIEAISRGAASVVAVEMAHAQARLVWQAYKALSIDSKLTLLEKNVLSLDKETLCREGGFDLIYADPPFKDMEYPDLRPFYEWLNPGGVAVFEAPSRKIPAWVQELDNVQVRRYGESSLVIYRR is encoded by the coding sequence ATGCCGATTCGCATTACGGGTGGACTGATGCGGGGAAGGAACGTTCCTTCTCCTGAAACGTCCAAGACAAGACCTACGGCTTCCCGCACGAGGGAAGCCCTCTTTAACATTTTGCAGGGTGTCGAAAATTTTCGGATGCTCGACCTTTTTGCGGGAACGGGCATTATGGGAATCGAGGCGATTAGCCGTGGGGCCGCAAGTGTCGTTGCCGTAGAAATGGCGCACGCTCAGGCGCGCCTGGTGTGGCAAGCCTATAAGGCTTTATCGATTGATTCCAAGTTGACTCTGCTCGAAAAGAACGTCCTTTCGCTGGACAAGGAAACTCTTTGTCGCGAAGGCGGCTTTGACCTGATTTATGCGGACCCGCCGTTCAAGGATATGGAATACCCCGACTTGCGTCCTTTCTATGAATGGCTGAATCCGGGGGGCGTTGCCGTGTTCGAAGCCCCGAGTCGTAAAATTCCTGCGTGGGTGCAGGAACTCGACAATGTTCAGGTGCGCCGTTACGGGGAATCGTCCCTGGTTATTTATAGACGATAG
- the pth gene encoding aminoacyl-tRNA hydrolase produces MYIIVGLGNPGTQYSNTHHNAGFMAVEKLADPNKDWKSEHKALTMKVNVAGEEVLLAKPQTYMNLSGEAVQALMTWYKVKVDHLLVFSDDINLDVGRIRCRASGSHGGQNGLRNIIEHVGDKFPRIRFGVGKCPPKFDLSNWVLAKFSAEDRPAFDEAIAKVPALVECYFKFGIEKCMERYNGK; encoded by the coding sequence ATGTACATTATTGTCGGTCTTGGAAATCCTGGTACGCAGTATAGCAATACGCATCACAATGCGGGTTTTATGGCTGTAGAAAAGCTTGCAGACCCCAACAAGGATTGGAAATCGGAGCATAAGGCGCTCACGATGAAGGTGAATGTGGCGGGCGAAGAAGTCCTTTTGGCAAAGCCGCAGACTTACATGAACCTTTCCGGCGAGGCCGTACAGGCGCTGATGACCTGGTACAAGGTCAAGGTGGACCATCTGCTCGTCTTTAGCGATGACATTAATTTGGATGTAGGCCGAATCCGCTGCCGTGCAAGTGGAAGTCACGGCGGACAGAACGGGCTCCGCAACATCATTGAGCATGTGGGCGACAAGTTCCCGCGCATCCGTTTCGGTGTCGGTAAGTGCCCGCCCAAATTCGATCTTTCCAACTGGGTGCTGGCGAAGTTTTCGGCCGAAGACCGTCCTGCCTTTGACGAGGCGATTGCCAAGGTCCCTGCGTTGGTGGAGTGCTATTTCAAGTTCGGTATTGAAAAATGTATGGAACGCTATAACGGGAAATAG
- a CDS encoding cytochrome c3 family protein, with protein MGESRTPERTAGKIPFAHTLHGDSIGLDCSHCHTGAKSGAYAYMPSKADCMDCHRLPLSENSEKNDSAYVASMPERPWTHRRILPDHVVFHHGVHAAAGVACSDCHGKGYLQGRYGGERFDMQTCLKCHRGELFKDRGFKPAATYCAACHR; from the coding sequence ATGGGGGAGTCCCGTACTCCCGAAAGGACTGCTGGAAAGATTCCCTTTGCCCACACCCTGCACGGTGATTCGATTGGCCTGGATTGTTCGCATTGCCATACGGGCGCGAAATCAGGGGCTTATGCCTATATGCCCTCGAAGGCGGACTGCATGGATTGCCACCGGTTGCCGCTTTCTGAAAATTCCGAAAAGAACGATTCCGCCTATGTAGCCTCTATGCCCGAAAGACCTTGGACGCATCGGCGGATTTTGCCGGATCACGTGGTGTTTCATCACGGAGTTCACGCTGCGGCAGGAGTCGCCTGTAGCGATTGCCACGGGAAGGGTTATCTGCAGGGGCGCTATGGCGGAGAACGTTTCGATATGCAGACCTGCCTCAAGTGTCATCGCGGTGAATTGTTCAAGGATCGCGGCTTTAAACCGGCAGCGACATACTGTGCCGCTTGCCACCGTTGA
- a CDS encoding 4Fe-4S dicluster domain-containing protein, which produces MDRREFIKSCSLIAVMGLLFGCRKLPLEEVAKLGESAANGPTIKQFEDEVKLAMSQASKPLDLVKVPRPGMLDIPGASSLNRFGMAIDLDLCDGCGDCILACNLENNVPLVPASDASRGRFMHWIEMRGNVPFMCSHCGKAPCEKVCPTGAANHTPDGLSAMMYKRCTGSRYCGANCPVQARKFNFNDAQKLGLARKFNEEVPLRSKGVMEKCSLCLHRLQNDRLKFKTHHAVAGVAEKMLPGVSTENVAEEWRGRGVTTACSDACKRRAIIFGNWLDEKSPLVQLTKDRVLYAPRELAPLDPSIVFMRGRR; this is translated from the coding sequence ATGGATCGTCGCGAATTCATCAAGAGTTGCTCACTCATTGCCGTAATGGGGTTGCTGTTCGGTTGCCGCAAGTTGCCTCTCGAAGAGGTGGCGAAATTGGGCGAGTCTGCTGCGAACGGGCCTACGATCAAGCAGTTCGAAGACGAAGTGAAACTGGCGATGTCGCAGGCGAGTAAGCCGCTAGACTTGGTGAAGGTTCCGCGGCCGGGAATGTTGGATATTCCGGGGGCGTCTTCGCTGAACCGTTTCGGGATGGCGATTGACCTAGACCTGTGCGATGGATGCGGCGACTGTATTCTTGCGTGTAATCTTGAAAATAACGTGCCGCTTGTCCCTGCTTCCGATGCTTCGCGTGGACGCTTTATGCATTGGATAGAGATGCGGGGAAACGTTCCCTTTATGTGCAGTCATTGCGGCAAGGCCCCTTGTGAAAAGGTCTGCCCGACGGGGGCTGCAAATCATACTCCCGACGGACTTTCGGCGATGATGTACAAGCGTTGTACGGGAAGCCGCTACTGCGGCGCGAACTGCCCTGTTCAGGCGCGCAAGTTCAATTTTAACGATGCGCAAAAACTGGGACTTGCACGAAAATTTAACGAAGAAGTTCCCCTGCGCAGCAAGGGAGTCATGGAAAAATGCAGCCTTTGCCTGCACCGCTTGCAGAATGACCGCCTCAAGTTCAAGACGCACCATGCGGTGGCTGGGGTTGCCGAAAAGATGTTGCCTGGAGTTTCTACTGAAAATGTTGCTGAAGAATGGCGCGGTCGCGGTGTGACCACCGCATGCTCGGACGCCTGCAAGAGGCGTGCGATCATCTTTGGCAACTGGCTCGACGAAAAATCTCCGCTGGTTCAGTTGACAAAGGACCGCGTCCTCTATGCGCCCCGTGAGTTGGCGCCCCTTGATCCGTCTATCGTGTTTATGCGGGGGCGCCGCTGA